In a single window of the Manis javanica isolate MJ-LG chromosome 16, MJ_LKY, whole genome shotgun sequence genome:
- the DLK2 gene encoding protein delta homolog 2 isoform X1 — protein sequence MPNGCRCLHLVCLLCILGAPVQPARADDCSSHCDLAHGCCAPDGSCRCDPGWEGLHCERCVRMPGCQHGTCHQPWQCICYSGWAGKFCDKDEHICTTQSPCLNGGQCVYDGGGEYHCVCPPGFHGHDCERKAGPCEQAGNPCRNGGQCQDDQGFALTFTCRCLAGFVGARCEVNADDCLMRPCANGATCLDGINRFSCLCPEGFAGRFCTINLDDCASRPCQRGARCRDRVHDFHCLCPSGYGGKTCELVLPVPDPTTTAGIPLGPTSAVVAPATGPVPHSVGAGLLRISVKEVVRRQEAGLGESSLVAVVVFGALTAALVLSTVLLTLRAWRRGVCPAAPCCYPAPHYAPACQDQECQVSMLPAGLPLPPDLPPEPGKTTAL from the exons ATGCCCAACGGCTGCCGCTGCCTACATCTCGTGTGCCTGCTGTGCATCCTGGGGGCACCCGTTCAGCCTGCCCGAG CCGATGACTGCAGCTCCCACTGTGACCTGGCCCACGGCTGCTGTGCGCCTGACGGCTCCTGCAG GTGTGAcccaggctgggaggggctgcACTGTGAGCGCTGTGTACGGATGCCTGGTTGCCAGCATGGTACCTGCCACCAGCCCTGGCAGTGCATCTGTTACAGTGGCTGGGCGGGCAAGTTCTGTGACAAAG ATGAGCACATCTGCACCACGCAGTCCCCCTGCCTGAACGGAGGCCAGTGCGTATATGATGGCGGTGGCGAGTATCATTGTGTGTGCCCACCAGGCTTCCATGGGCATGACTGTGAGCGCAAGGCTGGACCCTGCGAGCAGGCAGG CAACCCATGCCGGAATGGCGGGCAGTGCCAGGATGACCAGGGCTTTGCCCTCACTTTCACGTGCCGCTGCTTGGCAGGCTTTGTGGGTGCCCGCTGTGAGGTGAATGCAGACGACTGTCTGATGCGGCCCTGTGCCAATGGCGCCACCTGCCTGGATGGCATAAACCGcttctcctgcctctgccctgagGGCTTTGCTGGACGCTTCTGCACCATCAACCTGGATGACTGTGCCAGCCGCCCATGCCAGAGAGGAGCCCGCTGTCGGGACCGCGTCCATGACTTTCACTGTCTCTGCCCCAGTGGCTATGGTGGCAAGACCTGTGAGCTAGTCTTACCTGTCCCAGATCCCACCACCACAGCAGGCATTCCCCTGGGGCCCACCTCGGCTGTGGTGGCACCTGCCACAGGGCCTGTCCCCCACAGTGTGGGGGCTGGTCTGCTGCGCATCTCAGTGAAGGAGGTGGTGCGGAGGCAGGAGGCCGGGCTAGGTGAGTCTAGCCTGGTGGCCGTGGTGGTATTTGGGGCCCTCACTGCTGCCCTGGTCCTGTCCACAGTGTTGCTGACCCTGAGGGCCTGGCGCCGAGGTGTTTGCCCTGCTGCGCCCTGTTGCTACCCTGCCCCACACTATGCCCCGGCGTGTCAGGACCAGGAGTGCCAGGTTAGCATGCTGCCGGCGGGGCTCCCCTTACCCCCTGACCTGCCCCCAGAGCCTGGAAAGACTACTGCACTGTGA
- the DLK2 gene encoding protein delta homolog 2 isoform X2: MTAAPTVTWPTAAVRLTAPADEHICTTQSPCLNGGQCVYDGGGEYHCVCPPGFHGHDCERKAGPCEQAGNPCRNGGQCQDDQGFALTFTCRCLAGFVGARCEVNADDCLMRPCANGATCLDGINRFSCLCPEGFAGRFCTINLDDCASRPCQRGARCRDRVHDFHCLCPSGYGGKTCELVLPVPDPTTTAGIPLGPTSAVVAPATGPVPHSVGAGLLRISVKEVVRRQEAGLGESSLVAVVVFGALTAALVLSTVLLTLRAWRRGVCPAAPCCYPAPHYAPACQDQECQVSMLPAGLPLPPDLPPEPGKTTAL, translated from the exons ATGACTGCAGCTCCCACTGTGACCTGGCCCACGGCTGCTGTGCGCCTGACGGCTCCTGCAG ATGAGCACATCTGCACCACGCAGTCCCCCTGCCTGAACGGAGGCCAGTGCGTATATGATGGCGGTGGCGAGTATCATTGTGTGTGCCCACCAGGCTTCCATGGGCATGACTGTGAGCGCAAGGCTGGACCCTGCGAGCAGGCAGG CAACCCATGCCGGAATGGCGGGCAGTGCCAGGATGACCAGGGCTTTGCCCTCACTTTCACGTGCCGCTGCTTGGCAGGCTTTGTGGGTGCCCGCTGTGAGGTGAATGCAGACGACTGTCTGATGCGGCCCTGTGCCAATGGCGCCACCTGCCTGGATGGCATAAACCGcttctcctgcctctgccctgagGGCTTTGCTGGACGCTTCTGCACCATCAACCTGGATGACTGTGCCAGCCGCCCATGCCAGAGAGGAGCCCGCTGTCGGGACCGCGTCCATGACTTTCACTGTCTCTGCCCCAGTGGCTATGGTGGCAAGACCTGTGAGCTAGTCTTACCTGTCCCAGATCCCACCACCACAGCAGGCATTCCCCTGGGGCCCACCTCGGCTGTGGTGGCACCTGCCACAGGGCCTGTCCCCCACAGTGTGGGGGCTGGTCTGCTGCGCATCTCAGTGAAGGAGGTGGTGCGGAGGCAGGAGGCCGGGCTAGGTGAGTCTAGCCTGGTGGCCGTGGTGGTATTTGGGGCCCTCACTGCTGCCCTGGTCCTGTCCACAGTGTTGCTGACCCTGAGGGCCTGGCGCCGAGGTGTTTGCCCTGCTGCGCCCTGTTGCTACCCTGCCCCACACTATGCCCCGGCGTGTCAGGACCAGGAGTGCCAGGTTAGCATGCTGCCGGCGGGGCTCCCCTTACCCCCTGACCTGCCCCCAGAGCCTGGAAAGACTACTGCACTGTGA